The sequence below is a genomic window from Streptomyces sp. NBC_00289.
GGTCGGGGGAGAGGGCGAGGACGGTCTTCTCGTCGGCGAGCTCCAGCAGCAGATCGCCGACGTTCGGCCCCGTGTCCAGAGCGGTGCGCGGTGCGGCGCCCAGGGCCTCGGCCACCCCGTCCGGGACGTCGACGGGGGTGAGCGGGGCCGTCGGGAAGTCCAGGGTGATCGAACCGTCCTCGTGGGGCGTCGCGACCAGGACGCCGCTGCGGGTGGCGAACCGTACCGGACCCTCGTGGGCGCCGGTGGTGTGCAGGACGTGGGCGGTGGCGAGCGTCGCGTGTCCGCACATGGCGACCTCGGCCGCGGGGGTGAACCAGCGCAGCGCCCAGTCCGCCGCCCCGCCCTCGGGCAACCGATGGGCGAAGGCGGTCTCGGCGTGGTTGACCTCCAGGGCCACCCGCTGGAGCCGGCCGTCGTCCGGGAAGGCGTCCAGAAGCAGCACCCCGGCCGGGTTGCCGGCGAAGGGACGGTCGGTGAAGGCGTCGACGATTCGGATACGCATGACAACGAAGCTAGAGGCTGCGTGGCCTGCCTGACCAAGGCCAATTCCGGCGCGCTGGACCGATTTCCCGACACCGCCGGGAGCCACCCGGAGGGCGTCTTGCGCAGGAATCCCGACGCGCACCCGCACAGCCACCCCTAAGGCGGCCGAGGCCGCGGGCCCGACCTCGCCCATTGCGGGTGAGGCGCCCGGCGGCACCGTCGGCTGCGATGGAGGTGGCGACCGGGGAGGCACCGGAAGCTGCCCGGCGGACTGCGCCGGCGTCCCGGGCCGACTCGGCGAGGTGGCACCGTGAAGCACTGGCGGGCTCTGATC
It includes:
- a CDS encoding PhzF family phenazine biosynthesis protein, coding for MRIRIVDAFTDRPFAGNPAGVLLLDAFPDDGRLQRVALEVNHAETAFAHRLPEGGAADWALRWFTPAAEVAMCGHATLATAHVLHTTGAHEGPVRFATRSGVLVATPHEDGSITLDFPTAPLTPVDVPDGVAEALGAAPRTALDTGPNVGDLLLELADEKTVLALSPDHKALAAYSERGVIATARAEDPGRGYDFVSRCFFPNVGIDEDPVTGSAHTALAPFWSERLGRTRLTGLQASPRSGRVRTELRGDRTLLTGHAVTVIDGELLA